One part of the Paracoccus sp. MBLB3053 genome encodes these proteins:
- a CDS encoding SPOR domain-containing protein has translation MWILLGLILWLATAPATRAVDLQPAEMPPADFSMRQYIDSKGCVFLRDPGGRWLPRIAPDGGVICGYPPSLSQRGFGGRPRLSALDPQLGKDPAETLRERLVTAVVTNLREGEGAWDARAMEPLPDLGPEPADTSPIDILRQSLRAAPVLRQGMAREFRPDLRLCELLGYDRAEPVPAGTGIDPAMGYCTGMRPIERHAPHAPSEIAPRGGTAPAMRQPKADRPGRRAKTGQPAAMPVARPEAKEAVSQVLLDPGARYVQIGRYVDAEEAEHAIRRASRLGYPLRRARDGVGGAHLVLAGPFDSRESIIRALDGVQRAGFRDATPR, from the coding sequence ATGTGGATTCTGTTGGGGCTGATCCTGTGGCTTGCGACTGCACCGGCCACCCGGGCGGTTGATCTGCAGCCTGCCGAGATGCCCCCGGCCGATTTCTCCATGCGCCAGTATATCGACAGCAAGGGATGCGTTTTCCTGCGCGATCCCGGCGGAAGGTGGCTGCCGCGCATTGCGCCCGATGGCGGGGTGATCTGCGGCTATCCTCCAAGCCTTTCGCAACGCGGGTTCGGCGGACGTCCCCGGTTATCGGCCCTTGACCCGCAGCTTGGAAAGGACCCTGCCGAGACGCTGCGCGAACGGCTGGTGACGGCGGTCGTGACCAATCTTCGCGAGGGAGAGGGAGCATGGGATGCACGTGCGATGGAGCCTCTTCCCGATCTCGGGCCAGAGCCCGCCGACACCTCTCCGATCGATATCTTGAGGCAGTCGTTGCGTGCGGCACCAGTACTCCGGCAAGGCATGGCCCGCGAGTTCCGCCCAGATCTGCGCCTATGCGAACTTCTTGGTTATGACAGGGCCGAACCGGTCCCTGCGGGTACAGGAATCGATCCGGCGATGGGCTACTGCACGGGAATGAGGCCCATCGAACGGCACGCCCCCCACGCGCCATCTGAAATTGCGCCGCGCGGCGGGACCGCCCCTGCGATGCGCCAGCCCAAGGCAGATCGACCGGGGCGTCGGGCCAAGACGGGCCAGCCCGCCGCGATGCCGGTCGCAAGGCCCGAGGCGAAGGAGGCGGTCAGTCAGGTGCTCCTGGACCCAGGGGCGCGTTATGTGCAGATCGGCCGCTACGTTGATGCCGAAGAGGCCGAACATGCGATCCGCCGCGCGTCACGGTTGGGTTATCCGCTGCGACGCGCCCGCGACGGCGTTGGAGGGGCGCATCTGGTCCTTGCCGGACCTTTTGATTCGCGCGAATCGATCATCCGGGCGCTTGATGGTGTCCAGCGTGCGGGATTTCGCGATGCCACCCCGCGCTAG